TGTCTTCCCATCTTCAGAATTCGCAACGATTACAGAGACGTTGCGCCAAGCACCTGTGACTGCAAAGAGCGCTCGCGATTACCAGCGTGTGATGTTTGCAGGCGCCCACGATGAAATTCCTGACCGCCAAGGGCGCGTCACCATCCCACAAGGCCTACGCACATATGCGGGCCTTGAAAGAGAGTGCGTCGTCATCGGTGCAAATACCCGCGTTGAAATCTGGGATAGCGCTGCATGGAGCACCTACCTCGCCGATCGCGAAAAGAGTTTTGCTGATGTCTCTGAAGAAGTTTTTCCGGGACTTTTTTAGAACATCAGCAAAAAACATTTAAAACTGAATAAGCAGTAAAGCAAGACCGCAGAACACAACTACATAGAGCGCTCATTTGTGGCCACCGCCGACCTTTCCAAGCATGTTAGGCCGGCAGCGGCGCCCCTTCCCCGGCGTCGCTACTGAAAAAAGATCCGTCGGCCGGCGGTGACCAGAGATGAGCGCTCGAAAGTTTTTGCAGAAGTGAAGTAGTTAAGGAACGGGGGAGAAGATGCAACATATATCTGTAATGCGCGATCGCTGCGTCGACCTTCTCGCACCTGCAATTCTTGCAACACAGAGCCCAGTGATTGTTGATGGAACTCTCGGCCTTGGTGGCCACACAGAAGCTCTTCTGCAACGTTTTGAAAACCTCACAGTTATTGGTATCGATCGCGATGAGATTGCCCTCGAGCGCGCAAGTAAGCGCCTTGCACCATTTGCAGATCGCTTTAAGACTTCACATTGCATCTTTGATCAGATTTCAAGTGTGGTTGAAGGCTTTGGATATAGCCAGATTAATGGCGCCCTCTTTGACCTTGGCGTCTCATCCATTCAGCTCGATGAGAGCGAACGAGGATTCTCTTATTCACAAGATGCACCACTTGATATGCGCATGGATCGCAGCCGTGGAATAACTGCCTCAGAGATAGTCAATACCTATGAGCCAGGAAAGTTAGTTCACATTCTTCGCACCTATGGTGAAGAGAAGTTTGCAACCCGCATCGTTGAGAACATTGTCAAAGCTCGCGCAAAGGCGCCGCTGAACTCGACCACAGAGCTTGCAACTCTTGTGAAGGAGAGCATCCCTGCTGCTACTCGTCGCACGGGTGGAAATCCTGCAAAGAGAACTTTCCAAGCATTGCGTATTGAGGCCAATGATGAACTCGGTGCGATTACTCGCGCACTTCCTGATGCACTTGATCTATTGATGGTGGGCGGTCGCCTTGTGGTGATGTCCTTCCAATCGCTGGAAGATCGCATCGTTAAAGAAATCTTTGCCGAAGCATCCACGTCAAAATCTCCTCGCAATCTTCCCGTTGAACTTCCTGAATATGCAGCGAAGTTCTCGCTGGTCTTTCGCTCGAGTGAGACACCGACAGCCGATGAACTCGAATCCAATCCACGTTCGGCATCTGTGCGCCTTCGTGCTATCGAGAGGGTGGCTGCGTAATGTCGATAGCTAGCGCCCGCAAAGTTTCAGCTGCGCGTCCTGCAACGAAGAAAGTTGCGCCAAAGGCGAAGAAACAGGTTGCAGAGCGCACGGCAGAGATCATCTCGGGACTTTTCCCGGAGATGTCATCAGGTGCTCGCGCTACTCATAAGCACTTTGCAACATTTCTCACCGTTGTCAGCGCACTTGGATTCCTCACACTTCTGGGAATAAACACCCTGCTTGCCCAAGATGCCTTCACACTTTCTAATCTTAAGATTGAGGCAAAAGCGGTAGCCGATCAGCGCGATGCCATCAATCGCAGTATCGATTCATATGCAGCACCTGAACGATTGGCTGCAGCTGCAACAGCCCTTGGCATGCGCCCTTCAGAGACTCCTGTCTTTCTTGATCTGACACCACCTGCGAGCGGCGTGACCAATGGGTAATTTGCTCCTTGCTAAATCACGTATCAATATCTTGGTTATTGGAATCTTTCTTCTCTTTACTCTCCTTGCCTGCCAGCTCTTTCGCGTTCAGGTAGTGCAGGCAAGTAACTATCAGCAAAAAGCTGCCAATGAGATGCAGTCCACGCGCGTTATTCCAGCTCCTCGTGGTGATATCACCGATGTCAACGGAGTCGCCTTTGCTCGCAGCGTTTCAGCAATCACTGTCGTAGTCGATCAGACACAGATTACAGATCCAGCACGAGTGGCAAACTTTGTTGCGCCAATCCTTGGGTTGTCTGTGGCAGATGTTCAAGAGAACATCACGGGTACGCGCAAATACTCGATTGTGTTAAAGAATGGTCGCCCAGCTCTCTGGGATAAGTTGACTGAAGCAATTTATGAATATAACAAGACCCTCGATGATAAGCACTTTGATAAGCGCATCATCGGCTTCTTCCCTGAGCGCTCTTATATTCGCGAGTATCCATCAGGACAATTGATTTCATCTCTTGTTGGCTTTGTTCGCGCAGATGGAATTGGTGCAACAGGGCTTGAATCAAGTATGAATTCAAAGATTACGGGCACAGCAGGTAAGTACTCCTTTGCACGTGGATATAGTGCTGAGATTCCGGGCTCACAGCGTGAAATCATCGCAGCGAGTGCTGGAACAAATGTTCGACTTACTATCAATCGCGATGTGCAGTGGGTTGCAGCAAAAGCGATTGCTGATGCTGTGAAATCCTCAGCTGCTACAAGTGGAACTGTCATCGTGATGGATCCCAAGACAGGCGCAATCGTGGCTCACGCAACTGCGCCAACTTTTAATCCGAATAACACCAAGAACGTTGCGCTCTCCTTGATGCGTAATCCCTCTGTGCAAGATGTTTATGAGCCAGGCTCCACGGGCAAAGTCATGACAATGGCTGCAGCACTTGAAGAGAAGACCGTTTCACCGACGACAGTATTTTCAGTGCCATACATGCTCAAGCGGGGTGGTTCCACATTCCATGATCACGAACGGCATCCAATACAACACCTGACCGCATCAGGAATTCTGGCAGTCTCAAGTAATACTGGAACTATCAAGGTCGCTGAAACTTTCAGCCACGATACTTTATATAACTACCTCACTAAATTTGGAATTGGAACCAAGACAGGTTCAGGTCTGCCTGGAGAATCAGCAGGTCTCTTGCGCAAGGTCTCAGATTGGTCTGGAACAACCGCGCCAACAGTTGCCTTTGGTCAGGGATATTCAGTGACGGCGATGCAGGCCACAAGTGTCTTTGCAACGATTGCCAATAATGGAGTGCGCGTATCACCGACTGTGATTGCAGGAACCAGTGATGCCTCAGGACATTTCACGCCAACAGCTAATCGCAGCAGCGTTCGAGTTGTCAGTGAGGATACAGCGATTAAATTACGTCTTATGATGGAGAGCGTCGTATCGGCCCAAGGAACAGCGCCTAGTGCTGCAATTCCTGGATATCGCGTTGCAGGTAAGACAGGCACTGCGATGCGCTATGACCAGAACACAGGTCGCTATAGCGGATACACAGCATCCTTTATCGGCTTTGCACCAGCAGATGCACCTCGTTATGTCATCAGCGTGACGCTACAAGATCCTAAGAATGGTCACTATGGTGGATCCCTGGGTGGACCAGTCTTTAAGAAGGTTATGACCTTTGTTCTTCAATCAGAACATGTTGCTCCAACGGGCACAAAGATTCTTCCCGTTGCACTTACTCAATCAGAGCTCACTCGTGCTCGCGCAACACAGGTAAGTGCAAAGAAGCAATGATTCGTCCACTCGCGCCGTTTACTGCGACCCTCAACGATATGGCGCAGTTAGTCGGTGCATCTCTTCATGGCGCAGATCTCACCTTTACAGGCATCACTCATGTTGATTCTGAAGTTGAAGCAGGAGATCTCTTTATCGCTGTGGCAGGGGCGCACGTGCACGGGGCGACTTTTATTGATTCTGCAGTAAAACGTGGGGCAGTAGCAGTTCTTACAGATGAAACAGGTCTTGCGTATTGCACAGGGGTACCTGCACTTGTTGTCAGTGATGTGCGCACAGCTGGTGCTCTTATCGCAGCCTCGCTCTATCAAAACCCCATGCGTGATCTCATGAGTATTGGAATTACAGGTACCAATGGCAAGACCACAGTGTCCACACTGCTCTATCAAATCTTTGCAGCGGTAGGGCGCGATAGTGGACTGATTGGCACGGTAGAGACTCGTATTGGTGCTGAAGTCTTAAAGAGTTCTCGCACCACACCTGAGGCAGCTGAACTCCAAGCACTTGCTGCTGTCATGCGTGAGCGCCACATGCGCCATCTTGTGATGGAAGTTTCTAGCCATGCGCTCTCACTCAAGCGCATGAAGGGCTCTCACTTTGCGATAGCAGCCTTTACCAACTTGACGCAGGATCACCTAGATTTTCACAAGGATATGGATTCATACTTTGCAGCGAAGGCGCAGCTCTTCACATCAGAGTATGCAGATCAAGCATTTATCAATATTGATTCGCCTTATGGCCAGCGCCTGGCTGATCAAGTAAAGATTGGTGTGACAACACTTTCTCGTTCCAATACGGTGGCTACATGGCACTTCACTCAAACTCATAAAGTTGCACGTGGTGTTGAATTTAGCGCACGCGGTACAGGTGGAATTCTCATTGAATCTCGCACACAACTCTCTGGTGGATTTAACCTTGATAATCTCCTGCTAGCTCTGGCTATTGCAGTCGAGTGTGGAATTGATCCGATTGAACTTG
The genomic region above belongs to Candidatus Planktophila dulcis and contains:
- the mraZ gene encoding division/cell wall cluster transcriptional repressor MraZ, whose product is MFLGTHEPRLDEKGRLILPAKFREDLSAGLVITKGQERCLYVFPSSEFATITETLRQAPVTAKSARDYQRVMFAGAHDEIPDRQGRVTIPQGLRTYAGLERECVVIGANTRVEIWDSAAWSTYLADREKSFADVSEEVFPGLF
- the rsmH gene encoding 16S rRNA (cytosine(1402)-N(4))-methyltransferase RsmH, coding for MQHISVMRDRCVDLLAPAILATQSPVIVDGTLGLGGHTEALLQRFENLTVIGIDRDEIALERASKRLAPFADRFKTSHCIFDQISSVVEGFGYSQINGALFDLGVSSIQLDESERGFSYSQDAPLDMRMDRSRGITASEIVNTYEPGKLVHILRTYGEEKFATRIVENIVKARAKAPLNSTTELATLVKESIPAATRRTGGNPAKRTFQALRIEANDELGAITRALPDALDLLMVGGRLVVMSFQSLEDRIVKEIFAEASTSKSPRNLPVELPEYAAKFSLVFRSSETPTADELESNPRSASVRLRAIERVAA
- a CDS encoding UDP-N-acetylmuramoyl-L-alanyl-D-glutamate--2,6-diaminopimelate ligase — its product is MIRPLAPFTATLNDMAQLVGASLHGADLTFTGITHVDSEVEAGDLFIAVAGAHVHGATFIDSAVKRGAVAVLTDETGLAYCTGVPALVVSDVRTAGALIAASLYQNPMRDLMSIGITGTNGKTTVSTLLYQIFAAVGRDSGLIGTVETRIGAEVLKSSRTTPEAAELQALAAVMRERHMRHLVMEVSSHALSLKRMKGSHFAIAAFTNLTQDHLDFHKDMDSYFAAKAQLFTSEYADQAFINIDSPYGQRLADQVKIGVTTLSRSNTVATWHFTQTHKVARGVEFSARGTGGILIESRTQLSGGFNLDNLLLALAIAVECGIDPIELAAITPSLTGAAGRLEAVSLGQGYRAFVDYAHSPDAVSNVLAAAREFTPGKIIAVLGCGGDRDASKRPLMGRALVDGADVAIFTSDNPRSEKPSEILKQMTASLNFQAPSQIVEDRTDAIRVAVALAADADTVLVLGKGHETGQEIAGVVTAFDDRLVLAQAIEAKP
- a CDS encoding peptidoglycan D,D-transpeptidase FtsI family protein — encoded protein: MGNLLLAKSRINILVIGIFLLFTLLACQLFRVQVVQASNYQQKAANEMQSTRVIPAPRGDITDVNGVAFARSVSAITVVVDQTQITDPARVANFVAPILGLSVADVQENITGTRKYSIVLKNGRPALWDKLTEAIYEYNKTLDDKHFDKRIIGFFPERSYIREYPSGQLISSLVGFVRADGIGATGLESSMNSKITGTAGKYSFARGYSAEIPGSQREIIAASAGTNVRLTINRDVQWVAAKAIADAVKSSAATSGTVIVMDPKTGAIVAHATAPTFNPNNTKNVALSLMRNPSVQDVYEPGSTGKVMTMAAALEEKTVSPTTVFSVPYMLKRGGSTFHDHERHPIQHLTASGILAVSSNTGTIKVAETFSHDTLYNYLTKFGIGTKTGSGLPGESAGLLRKVSDWSGTTAPTVAFGQGYSVTAMQATSVFATIANNGVRVSPTVIAGTSDASGHFTPTANRSSVRVVSEDTAIKLRLMMESVVSAQGTAPSAAIPGYRVAGKTGTAMRYDQNTGRYSGYTASFIGFAPADAPRYVISVTLQDPKNGHYGGSLGGPVFKKVMTFVLQSEHVAPTGTKILPVALTQSELTRARATQVSAKKQ